Genomic window (Muntiacus reevesi chromosome X, mMunRee1.1, whole genome shotgun sequence):
ATCTGGTGCAGAAGGAATACCTGAACTACCGCCAGGTGCCCAATAGTGATCCTCCACACTAGGGGCTCCTGTGGGGCCCGAGAGCTTGTGCTGAGACCAGAAAGGCAAAGGTGCTGGAAGTTCTGGCCAAGATCCAGGATACGGTCCTGAGTTCCTTCCCAGACTTCTATCCGGAGATCTGAGAGATCTGAGAGATCAGTTGGAGAGAGCAGGGCTGAGAGGTGTGGCCAGGGCTCTAACCATGGCCGAGGCCAGTGCCCCTTCCAGGGCCAAGTCCTGCAGCTCCTCCCACATCTAGGGAGGCGGGCAGGGCACTTTGTTCCCTTTGTGTTGGAAGAGAATAGTCAAGCTGATAAATACTGCAGAGTAGTATGGGTGGAGGGAACAAAATCCATATGTTCTTACACTTTTAAGTAGTAAAGGAGTTTAGGTGCAGTTTTAACAAAATacatatgtctttctttttccacATGAATAATACCTAGTCAAAAACAGATgatgtaggtaggtaggtagagaGGTAACATATTTTGCAATGTTATTACTCTTCATAAGGTTTATTTTgctagaaaataaatgtttgaattatataaattccattttttgatgtttaaaatttttgaaagtcACAGTTTTGGTGATATTTTCCTTCAAAACCTAAGTTTATTAATGTCAAAATCTAAATCTATTAATTattatttcctgtttatttttgtttagctTTAAAATTAGGAGTTTGTTGTTTGTAAAAAAGTTGAAaagatttcaatatttttcttttgctccagAACAAGGTAACATAGTATTGGAATAGAATTTTACTTGGAAATGTGTAAGAAtgctagagaaaaatatttggaatCACAAAAccttgaaacaaaaataaaggctGGTTAATTCTTACTTTTCCTTCTTATCTGTCCTCTTTCCTTATAAAAGTGCATaatatgtcggagagtgttttgcctatgttctcctctaggagttttatagtttctggtcttacatttagatctttaatccattttgagtttatttttgtgtatggtgttaggaagtgttctagtttcattcttttacaagtggttaaccagttttcccagcaccacttgttaaagagattgtcttttttccattgtatatccttgcctcctttgtcaaagataagctgtccataggttcgtggatttatctctgggctttctattctgttccattgatctatatttctgtctttgtgccagtaccatactgtcttgatgactgtggctttgtagtagagtctgaagtcaggcagcccatcagcagatgaatggataaggaagctgtggtacatatacaccatggaatattactcagccgttaaaaagaattcatttgaatcagttctaatgagatggatgaaactggagcccattatacagagtgaagtaagtcagaaagataaagaacattacagtatactaacacatatatacggaatttagatagatggtggcgataaccctatatgcaaaacagaaaaagagacacagaaatacagaacagacttttgaactctgggggagaacgtgagggtgggatgttttgaaagaacagcatgtatattatctatggtgaaacggaccaccagcccaggtgggatacatgagtcaggtgctcgggcctggtgcactgggaggaccctgaggagtcgggtggggagggaggtgggaggggggattgggatggggaatacatgtaactatatggctgattcatgtcaatgtatgacaaaacccactgaaatgttgtaaagtgattggcctccaactaataaaataatattaaaaaaaaaaaaaataaaaaaaaaataaaagtgcataATATGTACTTAGATTTGCTTAGCTTATTCAAACTGTATGCCACTTAAATCATAATAAAATTGAGTTTTTCCTCATTACTTCCTTCTTCTCTCAAATTAATTGCCCATCTTCTATTTAGAACGCTTTCTTATAGTACTGGGTTAGTAAGAAAATGAAGACTAAACCACTGCCCATAGGATTTTGAGAGTCTAGCAGCAGCTATCATGTAAGGAAGATGGTGAGATAATTctaaggaataaataaattacaattaATAGGGGGTAGGTGTGGAAGCAGAGGTTCTAAATGAGAGCAACCAAGTATAAGTTACCTGATTAAGGCAGCACTGGGTCTTGGGAAACTTCTGGCTCCTTGGTGGGAGGTAATTTTCAGTCCAGATACATGGTGGGCTAGATGAAGCTGTGGGACTGATGTCACACCCTCACATGATGGTTCTCAGAGCTGAGTCTAAACCTGGAATGGAAACCATATATTCACAATTATTTGGGGATGTCAGGAAACCAGAGAATCTCCACTAAGGGAAAGGGGCCCTGTGCACTTGACCCATGGCAAGTGAACACTCAAGCTAGGTATTTTCATCATAAGTtattcagagagtttctgagaaaTAAGGGTGATGATACCCATTGAACTGAGATGCGAAGAAGCCACTGGACTCTCACTTTTTGTGATATGGGAGCACCAGAGCTTGCTCTGTTAAAAGAGCAGTTTAATTAAGTTACGTTGAGTGTAATTTGGCAAACTTTAAGGGAGGGCTCAATTGTTAGTGGCAATGGTTATTAAATTAGGGGTGGTTTGGATAAAAGGGACCTGAGAGGGAAATTGCTGGTccttgagacaaatgaacttTTACTTGCATCCATGTGGAGAAGATAACTTCACATCCATATTAAAACAGAAGCTTTAAAACAGAAGCTCTAATAGGGGAAAAACGGCTTAGTTTTACTTGCTTGGGAGCGTTAGTGTCAATGTGGATTTGATTATTGTTTGAGGTTGCATATTCTCTAATATAGACTGGAAATAAAATTATGTGATGGACGTTTGCTATCATTTGGGGTAAAAATCATCTTCGTAATTACTGCCATTCATTGAATATACCAAAGTTTGTCTCATACTATGCCAGGTGATTTACATACATCACACGTGTCTGTGGTCCTACACTATAGACTTTTTCAAACACAATTTGCAGATAAAGAAGCTGGAATAAAGAAGCTCAAATTCAAAGCTCATAAATGACAGGAGCTGAACTGAACCCCAGCACCGAAATCCTCTAGAGCCCATACCGTGCCACTCCTCCAGGATGAGGCCAACCTTGGGTCACTTCCTCTTTCTGAACACTAGTCCAAAATGCATTTCATGTGCTAAATAGCAGATCTTCATACCCCAAACATGGTTTTGGAATAAAGAACCCcaaaaataagtaacaaaaatatgaaaataaaagtgaagtatGAATAAAGAAGTAGATAGCATTCAGTGACAATTTATCTACAAAGGAAATGTTAGTAAACTGCAAACGATCAGGGGCTCACAAAATCATTTAATTCAGCCCCTTCCTTTTAGAGAGTTAATCTGTTAGAATGGAGGTTCTATAAGAGGCTATGTCTGGTCagtgaagagaagaaagagatcaGCGTGCTTTCTCTGATAGCACACCACCTATGCTGGGGCCACTCCCAGACTGCAGTTTCCCCATCACTCCTGGGACTCAACTCATTCTCCATGAGATTTGTTGCAGGCAGACTAAGACTTCAAAGATGTGGCATTTCCCAAGAAGTCTTTCATAGAAGAGACAGGAGTCAAGGTGAAGACTGATGATTGAGGACTGAGGAGACAAAACCATATCATAACTGATGTCACAGATACTGGCCTGTGTCTGTTCTCAGAAGGCCAAGACAGGGCTGCCCGGCTGAGAATCCCCTCACTTCTTTTCAGGGCTTGCAAGGACATGATCTTTGGTCTACATGGGTCACCTTAGggtgaaagaaagaggaaatccAGAGTCCCCCAGGAGTCAAGGCGAGGAACTCTGAGCCTCAGAAGACCAAGGACAGGTATGGACAGATGAGGAGAATCTTACTTCCTCCTAGGGGTCTCACGGTGGTGCTTGCCCTACTATAATGGGCGGGCCTATAGGCAAGGGAGGGTAGAATTTTAGGCCATGACAGAGGTCAAAGCAAGGACTGAGGGATCATCGACCAATAAAGAGAAGTGATAATGAATCCAGCCCTGCTCCTTTTTATAGCACTTGAAGAACCAGGGCAGAGctaagaagctgaagttccacaAACATTTATATTAGTTCTATAGGAGGTGACATCCTTAGTTTGAAGGTGCAGATACCATTCCAAGAAAGGGGTGGGGACACCAGGCCCTATGTGAAGCCAAATGAAGGACTCTTAATGAGTGTTGAGGACTCCAGAGATCAGGAGCAAAAACTTCCTACTGAGCACTCAGAACTGGGTTATAAGTACTGACTGAGGACCCCTTCACTTCTTTCTCAGAAATCCCAGGGAGATTTGTGATGCCAACTACAGAACAGCAGAGATAATGCGTCCTATGACCTGCCACCAGTTGGGTGATGGTCTTGAATGTGAAGAAAGAGACTTCTAAATGTAAGAGACTACCAGCCCCTTCTGTCACCCCAGCATGCCTAAGGCAGGGGTAGCAGGATGCAGCCTAAAGATCACTCTAATTACCTTTAACATGGTTCCCAAAGCCCAGGCTGATTAGAAGGACAGGAACCCTGTGGGCTTTCAGAACAGTGCCCTTGAGAAAACTACAAATGTAGCCTTCCTTATAACCAAGGTGGTATTTCCCTGCTGCAACTGCACACTCAACCTTCGTCATCCTGCGGGTGCTTATCACCTGCCCTTCTACTCACACTACTAATCACTGTCCCCCAGCACATCATCATGCCTTGGCATCAGAACTGTAAGCTCCACATCTGTGAGAAATGCCACCAGACCTGAGATGAGCCCCAGAGTCACAAGAGAGTTCATGCTGCAGTAATGGAAGAGCTTCCCTCTACCTCTTTTCTCTTAGAAGATAATTCACAGAACTCATCAGCTACTGGGTCAAATAGCACTTCCCAGGGGTCTTCAAAAGCCCCATCTACTACCAACACTTTTTCAAGCACTTCTGATACAACATCTGATGAAGAAGATAACAGTCAAGATGAGGAAGATTCATGTTCCTCCAATGTCTCATCTTCTACTGAGACCACCTACAGTGATATTCTAAACAGCATGACGAGTTTGTTGGAGCAGTGCCTTCTGTacaagtataaaatgaagcagccCATTATGAAGGAAGACATGCTGAAGATAATCCACCCAAGATACCATGTCCGATTTGCCGAGACTCTTAAGAGAGACTCTGAACACATCGAGGCTATCTTTGCAGTTGGCTTGAAGGAAACTGACTCAACCATCCACTCCTATGACCCTGTCAGCAAACTGAAACTCCCCAACAATGGGAGAGTATGGGATGGTAGGGGCTAGCCTAAGACAGGTCTCTTGATGACAGTCCTGGGTGTGATCTTTGTGAAGGGCAACTGTGCCACTGAGGAAGACATCTGGAGATTCTTGAATATGATGCGAGTATACGCTGGGAGAAAACACTTCATCTACGGAGAGCCCAGGAAGCTCATCACCAAAGACTTAGTGACGATGAAGTACCTGGAGTACCGCCAGGTTGCCAGCAGCGATCCTCCATGTTACGAGTTCCTATGGGGCCCAAGAGCCTATGCTGAAACCAGCAAAATGAAAGTCTTGGAATTTCTGGAAAAAGTCAATGATACGGTT
Coding sequences:
- the LOC136154378 gene encoding LOW QUALITY PROTEIN: melanoma-associated antigen B5-like (The sequence of the model RefSeq protein was modified relative to this genomic sequence to represent the inferred CDS: substituted 1 base at 1 genomic stop codon), with amino-acid sequence MEELPSTSFLLEDNSQNSSATGSNSTSQGSSKAPSTTNTFSSTSDTTSDEEDNSQDEEDSCSSNVSSSTETTYSDILNSMTSLLEQCLLYKYKMKQPIMKEDMLKIIHPRYHVRFAETLKRDSEHIEAIFAVGLKETDSTIHSYDPVSKLKLPNNGRVWDGRGXPKTGLLMTVLGVIFVKGNCATEEDIWRFLNMMRVYAGRKHFIYGEPRKLITKDLVTMKYLEYRQVASSDPPCYEFLWGPRAYAETSKMKVLEFLEKVNDTVPSAFSSQYEEALRDEEERARATARPGMTVTSKHVPWLHLAASPTPTEGQDF